In Sander lucioperca isolate FBNREF2018 chromosome 21, SLUC_FBN_1.2, whole genome shotgun sequence, the following proteins share a genomic window:
- the LOC116065399 gene encoding phosphomannomutase 1 has product MEKSSGFSSDRNILCLFDVDGTLTPPREKINPHLDEFFQTLRRKVKIGIVGGSDYSKIAEQLGEGDDVIHKFDYVFAENGTVQYKDGKLLSKHAIQNQIGEELLQDLINFCLSYMGLIKLPKKRGTFIEFRNGMLNISPVGRSCTLEERLEFSEIDKREKIREKFVAALKEKFAGKGLRFTKGGLISFDVFPEGWDKRLCLDLLDSEGLDAIYFFGNETSDGGNDYEIFNDPRTIGFTVYSPEDTARFCRELFFNAPPHEP; this is encoded by the exons ATGGAGAAATCAAGCGGCTTCTCGTCGGACCGAAACATCCTCTGCCTGTTTGACGTGGACGGTACTTTGACACCACCTAGAGAG AAAATCAACCCACATTTGGATGAGTTTTTCCAGACTCTGCGGAGGAAAGTGAAAATCGGCATCGTGGGAGGGTCAGACTACTCCAAGATAGCTGAGCAGCTCGGGGAGGGGGATGATG TGATACACAAGTTTGACTACGTGTTTGCTGAGAACGGGACAGTGCAATATAAAGATGGGAAACTCCTCTCAAAGCAT GCCATTCAGAACCAGATCGGGGAGGAGCTGCTGCAGGACCTGATCAACTTCTGCCTCAGCTACATGGGGCTCATCAAGCTGCCAAAGAAAAG GGGAACATTCATTGAGTTCAGGAATGGAATGCTCAACATTTCCCCCGTTGGTCGGAGCTGCACGCTGGAGGAGCGACTCGAATTCTCTGAAATCGACAAG agagagaagatcAGGGAGAAATTTGTTGCTGCCCTGAAAGAGAAGTTTGCTGGAAAGGGACTACGGTTCACTAAAG GTGGTCTCATCAGCTTTGACGTTTTTCCAGAGGGCTGGGACAAGAGACTGTGTTTAGACCTGCTGGACAGTGAAGGCCTGGACGCCATCTACTTCTTTGGCAACGAGACCTCAGAT GGAGGAAACGACTATGAAATTTTCAACGACCCACGGACCATCGGTTTCACGGTCTACTCTCCAGAGGACACGGCCAGGTTCTGTCGGGAGCTTTTCTTCAACGCTCCGCCACACGAGCCCTGA